A single window of Sulfitobacter sp. JL08 DNA harbors:
- a CDS encoding paraquat-inducible protein A: MRNAHFSKDGDGLDPANLIVCPSCDAVFTVHVPEKGERSVCTRCHTVLIAPRRRAGMHIITVSLAVVILIFAAAVFPFMSIDAAGAHNQVSILDAALAFQGGPLFVVSLLTAAMILFIPMMRMMLVIYVLAPLVFDRPPARNAKTAFQVSERLRPWSMAEIFVLGCAVSLIKISDIADVALGPAFWMFAVLVVLVVVQDTFMCRWSVWNALEQPRTS, encoded by the coding sequence ATGAGAAACGCGCATTTTTCCAAGGACGGCGACGGGCTTGACCCCGCAAACCTGATCGTATGCCCCAGCTGCGACGCTGTCTTTACCGTGCATGTTCCCGAAAAAGGCGAACGCTCGGTTTGTACGCGTTGTCACACGGTGCTGATCGCGCCGCGCAGGCGTGCCGGAATGCATATCATAACAGTTTCGCTGGCGGTTGTGATCCTGATTTTTGCGGCAGCGGTGTTTCCGTTCATGTCCATTGATGCAGCGGGCGCGCACAATCAGGTATCTATACTGGATGCCGCGCTGGCGTTTCAGGGCGGGCCGCTGTTTGTCGTGTCATTGCTGACGGCTGCGATGATCCTGTTCATTCCGATGATGCGGATGATGCTGGTGATCTATGTGCTGGCCCCGCTGGTGTTTGATCGTCCCCCGGCGCGCAATGCCAAGACCGCGTTTCAGGTGTCTGAACGGTTGCGACCCTGGTCAATGGCGGAAATTTTCGTGCTGGGATGTGCCGTATCGCTGATCAAGATCAGTGATATCGCTGATGTGGCGCTTGGCCCTGCCTTCTGGATGTTTGCAGTGCTGGTGGTTTTGGTCGTGGTGCAGGATACGTTTATGTGCAGGTGGTCGGTATGGAACGCGCTGGAACAGCCCCGGACATCGTAA